The following proteins are co-located in the Silene latifolia isolate original U9 population chromosome 1, ASM4854445v1, whole genome shotgun sequence genome:
- the LOC141655460 gene encoding uncharacterized protein LOC141655460: MQQDIRNSGASSSPSTISSSFTTYSSQNLADIAARVVHELNLSHDDLLDDFLYTTSSSDHHHNDTVLANNVNNDEDDEGGDADDDLESEFAFAILCEEDTSSSIITADEIFHNGQIKPIYPFFSQNDGVSSSSSEGGEVERVPQGAYCVWAPMKEEEKEISALKKKSKSTGSGSPKRWRLRDLVHRSNSDGKDTFVFLNNNNGGGVKRREKVTAVNGAYYSYNKGGKKMEEMKKKTYLPYRQDLVGLFSTVNGFSRTIHPF; the protein is encoded by the coding sequence atgcagcaagacattagaaatagtggCGCGTCATCATCACCCTCGACTATTTCTTCGAGTTTTACCACCTACTCTTCTCAAAACCTCGCTGATATTGCCGCTCGTGTAGTCCACGAGCTCAACCTTTCACATGATGACCTCCTCGACGACTTCCTCTACACCACTTCTTCTTCTGATCACCACCACAACGATACCGTACTAGCCAACAATGTCAACAACGACGAAGATGATGAAGGTGGTGACGCGGATGATGACCTGGAGAGCGAGTTTGCGTTCGCCATTTTATGCGAGGAGGACACGTCATCTTCGATTATTACCGCGGACGAGATTTTTCACAACGGTCAAATCAAGCCGATTTATCCGTTCTTCTCCCAGAACGACGGCGTATCAAGCAGTTCGTCGGAGGGAGGTGAGGTGGAGAGGGTCCCACAAGGGGCGTACTGCGTGTGGGCCCCAATGAAAGAGGAAGAAAAGGAGATAAGCGCATTGAAGAAGAAGAGTAAGTCAACAGGGTCTGGTTCGCCAAAACGGTGGCGTTTAAGGGATTTGGTACACAGGAGTAATTCTGACGGCAAGGACACTTTCGTCTTtttgaataataataatggtgGGGGAGTGAAGAGGAGAGAGAAAGTGACTGCGGTAAATGGTGCATATTACAGTTACAACAAGGGAGGTAAAAAGATGGAGGAGATGAAAAAGAAGACATATTTACCCTATAGACAGGATTTGGTTGGGTTATTTAGTACTGTCAATGGGTTCAGTCGGACCATTCATCCTTTCTAA